In a single window of the Leptolyngbyaceae cyanobacterium genome:
- a CDS encoding AAA family ATPase, producing the protein MQQINWNSVLENIPSNANQSDVNNKFVKFAIDALGFNDDEWVQEFATGNGDVVDFAIRKNDGDDKFSLSKTNPYLIVEVKGRASGNGFVNLSENSPTYIKTKDQLKRYLLAPNCQTAKWGIMTNSTHIQIFRKHGKVVIPASQNFLIKKEKIDEIVNHIKQLINNPPKALTVCIYNDKGGVGKTTTAINLAATLATQKKKVLLIDFDPQQGDLTECLGLKEGKVKLSDCLTTRELNIKNTIQPFMLQVKPGKEVKVFDVIPSDSGLAKFMAYEYEAQVQKGTGRLRDLILKLTNEYDYILLDSPTNWTFFSKSCVSASDVILIPTKHNNFPSLKNAAKVIQEFIPEVRKIRNDGRPIALPIFFNEHKPTESTIKRAMAAIKSIVTIKAGEQSKWNPDLLPYYWPKSAKGAIDTTIFSIPEYEVVSSAAFGGVPAVLKHKIAAKYYLELAREYFLL; encoded by the coding sequence ATGCAACAAATAAATTGGAATAGTGTTTTAGAAAATATTCCAAGTAATGCTAATCAAAGTGATGTAAATAATAAATTTGTAAAATTCGCGATCGATGCTCTTGGATTTAACGATGATGAATGGGTGCAAGAGTTTGCGACAGGAAATGGAGATGTTGTAGATTTTGCAATCCGTAAAAACGATGGAGATGATAAATTTTCATTATCTAAAACAAATCCGTACTTAATTGTTGAAGTCAAAGGCAGAGCATCTGGAAATGGGTTTGTTAATTTATCAGAAAACAGCCCTACATATATTAAAACTAAAGACCAGCTTAAAAGATACTTACTTGCGCCCAATTGCCAAACTGCTAAATGGGGTATCATGACTAATTCTACCCATATTCAGATATTTAGGAAACATGGTAAAGTCGTGATTCCCGCCAGCCAAAATTTTTTAATTAAAAAAGAAAAAATTGATGAGATAGTGAATCATATTAAACAATTAATTAACAATCCACCAAAAGCTTTAACTGTTTGTATATACAATGATAAAGGCGGCGTTGGCAAAACAACGACAGCAATTAATTTAGCAGCCACTTTAGCTACCCAAAAAAAGAAAGTTTTATTAATTGATTTCGATCCCCAGCAAGGTGATTTAACTGAATGCTTGGGATTAAAAGAGGGAAAGGTAAAATTATCTGATTGCCTTACTACTAGAGAATTGAACATTAAAAATACAATTCAACCTTTCATGTTACAAGTTAAACCTGGAAAAGAAGTAAAAGTTTTTGATGTGATTCCTTCTGATTCTGGGTTGGCCAAATTTATGGCTTATGAATATGAAGCGCAAGTTCAAAAGGGAACGGGTAGATTAAGAGACTTAATTCTCAAGCTAACTAATGAATACGATTATATTTTGCTTGATTCTCCAACTAATTGGACATTCTTTAGTAAAAGTTGCGTTAGCGCTTCGGATGTGATTCTTATACCCACCAAGCATAACAATTTTCCATCTTTAAAGAATGCTGCGAAAGTTATTCAAGAATTTATTCCAGAAGTCAGAAAAATTAGAAATGATGGAAGACCAATAGCATTACCAATCTTTTTTAATGAACATAAACCGACAGAATCTACAATTAAAAGAGCAATGGCTGCTATTAAGTCAATTGTAACCATTAAAGCTGGAGAGCAATCTAAATGGAATCCAGATTTGTTACCATATTATTGGCCTAAATCTGCTAAAGGAGCAATTGATACAACTATCTTCAGCATCCCTGAGTACGAAGTTGTTTCAAGTGCTGCATTTGGTGGCGTTCCAGCAGTTTTAAAACACAAAATTGCTGCTAAATATTATTTAGAACTAGCTCGGGAATATTTTTTGTTATGA